One window of the Gambusia affinis linkage group LG01, SWU_Gaff_1.0, whole genome shotgun sequence genome contains the following:
- the her3 gene encoding hairy-related 3, with translation MVATSECGEKGKSGNKVSKPLMEKKRRARINQCLDELKSLLESYYSSSIRKRKLEKADILELTVKHLRNLQKIQSISAGASEFPDYQLGFRNCLANVNQYLLLADHLNGSERWMMSQLSNKLCRSRRRVEASSTTDSDPSRTEAAEEEEEQQQQQQGEEAAVRLRLPSAKGHEEERNPTRSVIPKLRTAHTVSSLAIEDTNKLFDAKQTRVFAQKAPTGNIETQSSRHRNPECASPRLDAGNTESHVWRPW, from the exons ATGTGGTGAAAAGGGCAAATCCGGAAACAAG GTTTCGAAACCACTCATGGAGAAGAAGCGAAGAGCGCGAATAAACCAGTGTCTGGACGAGTTGAAGTCGCTTCTGGAGAGCTACTACAGCAGCAGT ATCCGAAAGCGCAAGCTGGAGAAAGCCGACATCTTAGAGCTCACGGTGAAACATCTGAGGAACCTCCAAAAGATTCAGAGCA TTTCCGCCGGTGCGTCCGAGTTTCCTGATTACCAGCTGGGCTTCCGGAACTGCCTGGCAAACGTCAACCAGTACCTGCTGCTGGCTGATCACCTGAACGGAAGTGAGCGCTGGATGATGTCGCAGCTCTCTAACAAGCTCTGTCGCTCTCGGCGGAGAGTTGAAGCGTCCAGCACCACGGACAGCGACCCGAGCCGAACTGAggcggcggaggaggaggaggagcagcagcagcagcagcagggggaAGAGGCGGCGGTGAGGCTTCGGCTGCCGAGCGCAAAAGGACACGAAGAAGAGAGGAACCCGACCAGATCTGTAATACCGAAACTCCGAACGGCTCACACGGTTTCTTCTTTAGCCATCGAAGATACGAACAAGTTATTTGACGCCAAACAGACCCGTGTTTTTGCGCAGAAAGCTCCCACTGGAAACATAGAGACGCAAAGCAGCCGTCACAGGAACCCTGAGTGCGCCAGTCCGCGGCTTGACGCGGGGAACACGGAGAGCCATGTGTGGCGGCCCTGGTGA
- the LOC122833112 gene encoding probable G-protein coupled receptor 153 — protein sequence MVDEMTTMKDDVINANTLAWLVCSGVSILANTWSILSVSAKQKKWKPLEFLICTLAGTHILNMAIPITMYCVITLRRQHSNYEWNEGLCKMFVSTFYTLTLVTCFSVTSLSYHRMWMVRWPVNYRLSNTKKQAVHTVMGIWMVSFILSTLPAVGWHDTIDRFYTSDCRFIVTEIGLGFGVCFLLLIGGSVAMGVICIGIALFQTFSIQAGHNADKNKFNVPTIVVEDAQGKRRSSIDGSEPLKTSLQITYLISGIVFIYDFLTGFPILVVSFASLKFDRSYNWMVLCVLWCSIAQSILLPMFLWACDRYRADIRMVWEKCVAIMSNDEVDEENSQDGGIHADLIYDRPYDYSSAPEIVMIDRNAKFEFSTLERGVLQGYPLREQQEDKMQYLQVPPTRRYSHDETDMWTSDLIPSYLQRWGSTEDVIVTAHYSSTLPRRERRRSSLVSYHEESHYHHHPHRKRRRSEDNMHSLRHLPRIVCGGERYEDELWCFSRDEVINFIDEIPVPSPRRSPRRTSTVSLIPNMYEQHAIVLPHFPLTDFEREPQALRRTSEHKRSGSSRGNSPEGSPKPDRSPGKMSHGACGSGKGCSKGQRDAGQQDRGGSPRRRERTVGHSGSRHRTGEGAMSNAGADWLKQKHLSKAESKGSTNSFLSTPSASSSGYITFHSDSVGSTT from the exons ATGGTGGATGAGATGACCACTATGAAGGATGACGTCATCAATGCCAACACGCTGGCTTGGCTGGTCTGCTCGGGCGTGTCCATCCTGGCCAACACTTGGAGCATTCTTAGCGTCAGTGCTAAGCAGAAAAAGTGGAAACCGCTGGAGTTCCTCATCTGCACCCTGGCAGGGACACACATTCTCAACATGGCTATACCCATCACCATGTACTGCGTCATAACGCTGCGGCGGCAGCACTCTAACTATGAGTGGAACGAGGGTCTGTGCAAGATGTTTGTCTCTACCTTTTACACGCTAACATTGGTCACCTGCTTCTCGGTCACCTCGCTCTCCTATCACCGCATGTGGATGGTCCGCTGGCCAGTGAACTACAG GTTGAGTAACACCAAAAAGCAGGCGGTTCACACAGTGATGGGCATCTGGATGGTGTCCTTCATCCTGTCCACGCTCCCAGCAGTGGGCTGGCACGACACCATCGATCGCTTCTACACCTCCGATTGCAGATTCATTGTGACAGAGATCGGCCTGGGCTTCGGCGTGtgcttcctgctgctcatcGGCGGCAGCGTGGCCATGGGCGTGATCTGCATCGGCATTGCTCTCTTCCAGACCTTCTCCATTCAGGCGGGCCATAACGCCGACAAGAACAAGTTCAATGTCCCGACCATCGTGGTCGAGGATGCTCAGGGGAAGCGCAGATCATCCATAGACGGATCAGAGCCTCTCAAAACTTCGCTGCAGATCACTTACCTGATCAGTGGCATCGTCTTCATCTACGACTTCCTGACTGGTTTCCCCATACTG GTGGTGAGCTTTGCCAGTCTGAAGTTCGACCGCTCCTATAACTGGATGGTGCTGTGTGTGCTGTGGTGCTCCATCGCTCAGTCCATTTTGCTGCCCATGTTCCTCTGGGCTTGCGACCGTTACCGGGCCGACATCCGTATGGTGTGGGAGAAGTGTGTCGCCATCATGTCCAACGATGAAGTGGATGAGG AAAACAGCCAAGATGGAGGAATTCATGCCGACTTAATATATGACAGACCATATGACTATAGCTCGGCGCCTGAAATCGTGATGATAGACCGTAATGCCAAGTTTGAGTTCTCAACCTTAGAAAGGGGGGTTCTGCAAGGGTATCCATTGAGGGAACAACAGGAAGATAAAATGCAGTATTTGCAG GTGCCCCCTACAAGAAGATACTCCCACGACGAAACAGACATGTGGACCAGCGACCTGATCCCCTCATACCTGCAGCGATGGGGCTCCACCGAGGACGTGATAGTGACTGCCCACTACAGCTCCACCTTGCCGCGCCGCGAGAGGCGCAGGAGCAGCCTGGTCTCCTACCACGAGGAGAGCCACTATCACCACCACCCCCACCGCAAGCGGCGGCGATCTGAGGACAACATGCACTCCCTCAGGCACCTGCCTCGCATCGTGTGCGGCGGGGAGCGCTACGAGGACGAGCTGTGGTGCTTCAGCCGCGACGAGGTGATTAACTTTATAGACGAGATTCCCGTGCCGAGCCCCAGGAGGAGCCCACGCCGCACGTCCACCGTCTCCCTCATCCCCAACATGTACGAGCAGCACGCCATCGTCCTTCCCCACTTTCCACTCACAGACTTCGAGCGGGAGCCCCAGGCACTCAGGCGGACCTCGGAGCACAAGAGGAGCGGCAGCAGCAGGGGCAACTCGCCAGAGGGCTCCCCCAAACCGGACCGGTCCCCTGGCAAGATGAGCCACGGGGCTTGTGGCTCAGGGAAGGGCTGCAGTAAAGGCCAGCGTGACGCGGGACAGCAGGACAGAGGGGGCTCACCCCGACGCAGAGAGAGGACTGTAGGGCACTCTGGCAGCAGGCACAGGACAGGTGAAGGTGCCATGTCCAATGCtggagctgattggctgaagcaAAAGCACCTCAGCAAGGCTGAGAGTAAGGGCAGCACAAACAGTTTCCTAAGCACACCTTCAGCATCGTCCTCGGGATATATTACCTTTCACTCTGATTCTGTTGGTTCCACCACCTGA